TGAAACGACAGCAAACTGATCACGCAAGGCTTTCAGGTTCCAATCTTTTAAGTCGTGGCCATGAACGCGAATCGCCCCTTTTGGTGGCTCATGGAAACTGAGCAACAAGTTCAAGATGGTGGATTTACCACTGCCAGACGAACCGACGAGGGCAACTGTTTTACCTTTGGTCAATGTGAAAGAGACGCCAGAGATGATGTTCTTATCCATTTCATATCCGAAAGTAACATCCTCAACCAGTACCAGATCTTTTTCTACTGGGGTAAAGGCACGACCATTCGTACGCTCAGTCGGTGCTTCCAGCAATTCGGAGATCCGTCCAACAGCTCCTGCGACCGAACGAGCGTTGGCTACCAGGTCAGGAATCTTAATAGTTTGGATGACAAGCATTCGCAACATTTGCAAGAAGGCTACCAATGCCCCGGCTCCTAACAAGCCACTAACAGCCAGATAACCGCCGTAGATCGTACAAAGCACAACTGGTAATTCATACATCATGACGACCGACGGACGCATCAGCGATTCCTGCTTGGCAATTTTGAAGCCATTGTGCATCGATTTGTAATAGAACCTTTCCACTTTTGCATACATCGGTTTTTGCAAATTGAATGCCTTGGTGATGGTATTGCCCGCAATGGCTTCTTGCGCGACAGAGTTCGCTTCTGCAAGTGCCCCGTAGTAGTTCGAAGACTGCTCATGAATCGGCTTCGAAATCAGGTTGGCAATATACATCATGATTGGTGTTGCCGCAAAACTCACTAAGGTCAATTTCCAGTTCAAGCATCCCAAGTATATGAGGGCTGACACAACGATGATCGGCGCATAAATCAAGCTGGTAAAACGTTGGGAGATAAACGTTTGAATGGCGCTCGCGTCATTTGTTATGCGCGAGACGAGGTCACCCGAGCGTTCGCTTTCGACATCAGACACCGGAAGTTCGCTCAATCGTGCGGCGAGGGCGTTACGCATATCCCCCACTGCTTTTGTCCCAAATCGACCTGACGCATACGTGAGAAAATAATTGGCGACAAAACCTGCCAAGACCATGATCACAACGAGAACGACGATAATCGCCAGTCGTTGTGTTTCACTTGCCAGAGCATTGTCAATCATTTGCTGGATCAGGTAGACGCCAGCAAGGTCGCATATTGCAGCGATAACAGAGGCGGTCAAGGCCGTGATCACCCACCCCTTATAGGGGCGGATGAACCGATATATGCCACTGATCGTTTTTCGCAAGGTAGAACTCTTACTATTTTGAGTCATGAATCGGACTGACTCCTTTCAAAATAGGTGTTAGACGATCGTGGTGACTAGGTAGTACCGCATCCATTCAAGCAAGTTTTGAATCTGTTGATCTTCGTATCTTGCTTCGTCGTACGTGAGTGTCAGAATAAAACGCTCACCTGGCTGAGCATACATTCGCAATGGGACGTTCAAATGACCAATGGACAGCAGATCCGTAAAGGTGAGATCTCCGCCCGATAACTCCTGCGAGATGTCTACTGGATAGTTCAGGTAGACAAGTGTTCGCTCATAGACAGCTTGTTGCAGCAGGTTGTAAGGCACTCCTGTCCATTTGGCGATCTGGTGTGGACTGACATGCTCGTATTTGATCATCTCTACCAGTTGTTCTTGCAGGCGTTTGAACTGTTGTGTCGGGTCGCCTCCGCTACCAAGTTGGATACGCACAGGTAAGGAATTCGTAAACAATCCGACCATCGCATCGAGTCCTTCGAGATTGGCCGTACGTCCTGAGGTAATCAGACTGATCAGCACATCGTCAGTGCCGGACTGCTCGGCTTGGCAGAGCGCCCAAGCTCCGATAACGATCGTGCTAAGTGTCAAACCAAGTTCTTTCGCTCGAAGGTTCAGCTGACGCGTCTCCTCTTCTGTGAGCAAGAGTTCACGCTGTGCCGGAATGACGGTTTGCTGCATCTGCTGCTCTGCAGCAGCAAGTTCCTCGGGTGTCGGTGTGTATCCACTGAAAGATCGTTTCCAGTAGTCGCTCGCGAGCTCCGAATCTTGTTCATGAAGCCAACAGATGTATGAGGAGAAAGGCGGTGCAGGAGGTAAGTAGAGATGTTCCTCTCTACTATCAACCTTCACCTTTGATTGGTAATAGTTCAGCACTTCTTTAATGACTAAAGAAATAGCCCACCCGTCAAAAAGTGAGTTTTGGAAACTCCAGACGAAGCGATAAGTACCGTTATCGACCTTTATCAGATGTATTCGCATAAGTGGGAAACTACTGATTTTAAATCCTCTCTTACATTCCGAGTTCACAAATTCCTCATAGGCCGAGGCTTGTTCTTCTGGCGTGCGATCCGTCCAATCATGTTCTGTCCACGGCAGTTCCGCGTGTCCATACACCAACTGAACAGGGTACTCAAGACGACGCCAACGGAACGTGGTACGCAAAATGGAATGACGGTTCATTACCCATTGCCATGCCTCACGGAACTGGTCGATGCGCAGTGCTCCGTATATGCGGCACGCGAACACGCCAGTATCCAAACCAGTGTCTGCAGAGAACAGGTTGTGCGTCAAGATCACTTGTTGCATTGGAGACAGCGGATAAATTCCCCGAATGTTGGTATCTCCACTAACTAAACGTTCAATAGTGCTTTCCTCAAATGTAAGCAGCGATGTATCGAGCGCGTTTTCCGCGTACTCGACTTCCATGGTCGTTTCAATCGCAAGACTCTGTTGCTGATAGTCACTCGATTCCTTAATGCGCTCTGAGACACCAGCAAGAGAAGGAGATTCAAAGAAGCCTGCAATCGGGAGTCGCACACCGAACTCTTTTTGAATTTTCGAGATTACAATGATCGCCTTCAGCGAATCGCCGCCAAGTTCCAGAAAATCATCCAGTCGCCCGATCCGATCCAAGCCGAAGAATTGCTGCCAAAGGTGAGACAATCGTTGCTCAACTTCATCAGCTGGTGGCACGTACTCTGTGCTCAAATCTGGGCGGACGTGCACATCTGCTGCTATCGTCACATCTTCTTGCAAGATATCGTCCGAGAGTCCTCCCTTCGGCATTTGAAGCTGTGGCGTTTCAATGGTGACAGCGATCTGAGCGACCGTGG
This genomic stretch from Brevibacillus sp. DP1.3A harbors:
- a CDS encoding ABC transporter ATP-binding protein, with the translated sequence MTQNSKSSTLRKTISGIYRFIRPYKGWVITALTASVIAAICDLAGVYLIQQMIDNALASETQRLAIIVVLVVIMVLAGFVANYFLTYASGRFGTKAVGDMRNALAARLSELPVSDVESERSGDLVSRITNDASAIQTFISQRFTSLIYAPIIVVSALIYLGCLNWKLTLVSFAATPIMMYIANLISKPIHEQSSNYYGALAEANSVAQEAIAGNTITKAFNLQKPMYAKVERFYYKSMHNGFKIAKQESLMRPSVVMMYELPVVLCTIYGGYLAVSGLLGAGALVAFLQMLRMLVIQTIKIPDLVANARSVAGAVGRISELLEAPTERTNGRAFTPVEKDLVLVEDVTFGYEMDKNIISGVSFTLTKGKTVALVGSSGSGKSTILNLLLSFHEPPKGAIRVHGHDLKDWNLKALRDQFAVVSQDTFLFPGTIEDNIRLGNPDADFNQIVEATKIAGAYSFIQDLPEGFQTQVGERGTVLSGGQKQRISIARAALKKATILLLDEATSALDTESESQVQQALEVFSKNHATLVIAHRLSTIKMADEILMLDQGRIAERGTHQELMEQDGLYRQYYLRQSNENLAKEEEL